The window GCGCAGTGGCTGCGGGCTATTTTCGGTCATTACGAAATATCGATCTCGACGTCGCCGGTCGAGGCATCGCTATCAATACCGAAGTCGAACATTTGCTTTGAACCTGGGTTGATCACATCGCCGTTCTTTTCGGCTTCGCGTTGGCAGGTGATGCACATGGTGGCGTAGGGCAGAGCTTGGAGGCGGGCCAGCGGAATGCCGCAGCCGCAACCTTCGCACGTGCCGTAATCGCCATGACGCATCCGCTCGAGAGCGACGTCGATGTGAGCCAATTCGCGGCTTTCGACTTCGGCCAGCTGCGAGCTGATTTCGTCTTGGGCGCTGTCCATCGCGGCGTCCATCATGTCGCCGGAGGTTTGTTGGCGGAGTTCCTTGAGCGAGCTCAAGTCACCGGCCAGGGCCTTTCGCAGGGCATCGCGCCGGCGAATGAGGATTTGCTTGAGTTGGGTTACCGCTTCTTTGCGTGCCATGTTCTTCGTCTCCTGCCGTTTGACTTGTCCGCCTTGACGTTGCTCGCTTTTGTCCGCTTTTCGCATGGTCGGCCGCCTCAAACGTTGTGAATCGTCGTTGCCTCAGTGGATTCCTGGTAATGCTGTCCAGCTTGCAAGCAGTGTGCGTAAGTGCAGGCATCCGCCCTGCGTAACCCCGCAACAAAGACTCGTGCTGTTGCCCAATCCCGCAGCAATAACCGAAATATAGTACGCGTGCCGGCTACTGCTTTTAACAAAATCACGGACTTAGGAATCCTGGGCCGGAGCTGTGTAGTGGACGCAAGTCCTTGAGCCGGTTGCTTTTCAGGCGAGGTAACGCGTGTGTCACGCGGTGCCAGGTGTCCTGACGCAGACATTCGGTCAATTCAACAGCTGCCGCCGAGGTGGAGATTTGCCGGGCCGCGTGGCTGACGAACCGAAAGGCCCGCCGCTCACTCGTCCCGTCCATCACTATTCCCCGCCGCACTCCGATAATCGGCACAATTGGCCGCGCTTGCCGAATGAATCTCGTCAGAATCGGCAAAACGTGCCGAATCGTCCGACCTTTCCGATTAGGCGAGCGCCGAGGCTGTGTGGGCTTTTGACGACAGGTGGTTTGCAAGCTACATGCCCGTAGCGATTCATAGCGGGCAGCTTAGATCGGCAATCCCCGAATGTCCTTCCGCTGAAAGCACACAAGCATGCAGGCCACGATGAACCCCACCTTATCCGCCCCCACCGGATTGCTCGGCGCTCCGACCGGCGAGCTCGTGCTGAAAATCTGCGGCGGCGAACACGACGGCCGCGTTCTGCGACTCACGGCCGCCAAGTGCCTGATCGGTTCGGCCCCCGGCTGCACGCTCCGCTTGCGAGCCCGCGGCATTCGACCGGTTCATGCCCTCATCATGCGCGGCACGGCGGGAACTATCATCCGCTCGTGGTCGAACGACACCCAGCTCAACGAGCGGGCCTTTGCCGAAGCGCTGCTCGAAGCAGGCGACAAAATCCAAATCGGACCAATCACGC is drawn from Anatilimnocola floriformis and contains these coding sequences:
- a CDS encoding TraR/DksA family transcriptional regulator, which codes for MARKEAVTQLKQILIRRRDALRKALAGDLSSLKELRQQTSGDMMDAAMDSAQDEISSQLAEVESRELAHIDVALERMRHGDYGTCEGCGCGIPLARLQALPYATMCITCQREAEKNGDVINPGSKQMFDFGIDSDASTGDVEIDIS